A window of Pseudomonas guangdongensis contains these coding sequences:
- a CDS encoding AAA family ATPase, with the protein MLKTKDSRLTVDGSARSACRLLISGRNAQAIEHLQSACQAVAGLQVGTRLASNGHCDPLYGVDPLPDILLLHVSAHWREELAALLQRPPTERPALLVSGNLEAAEGMRLAMQAGARDFLPEPLDEHELAAALQRILQERRASSASQGKLLAVMNAKGGSGATLVACNLAHRLSLQGNVLLIDLDLQFGSVAHYLDVLPTHSHVDVLQQVHGLDSVALRGFCAHYSPSLHVLGGRANELCLPQDVQAEQLEALFALARHSFDWVVVDLPRHIDHLTGTALEQADQVLVVLQQSISHLKDATRLMRILRDDIGVQGSHLQVLVNRYNKVAPVSLKDIEEALRCPAALLLPNDFNVVSESQNAGVPLAVHAPRAPITQALKQIAEDLQGSQAPVREGLLKRAVGRLFGGSSHA; encoded by the coding sequence ATGCTGAAAACCAAGGATTCGAGACTCACTGTGGATGGCTCCGCACGTTCGGCCTGCCGGTTGCTGATCAGCGGTCGCAATGCCCAGGCCATCGAGCATCTGCAGTCGGCCTGCCAGGCCGTGGCAGGGCTGCAGGTTGGCACCCGGCTGGCTAGCAACGGCCATTGCGACCCGCTGTATGGAGTCGATCCGCTGCCGGACATCCTGCTGCTGCATGTCAGTGCGCACTGGCGCGAGGAGTTGGCCGCGCTGCTGCAGCGTCCGCCTACCGAACGCCCGGCCCTACTGGTCAGCGGCAATCTGGAAGCGGCCGAGGGGATGCGTCTGGCCATGCAGGCCGGCGCGCGGGATTTTCTCCCCGAACCGCTGGACGAACACGAGTTGGCTGCCGCTCTGCAGCGCATCCTGCAGGAGCGCCGCGCCAGCAGCGCCAGCCAGGGCAAGCTGCTGGCGGTGATGAATGCCAAGGGCGGCTCCGGCGCCACCCTGGTGGCCTGCAACCTGGCCCACCGACTCAGCCTGCAGGGCAACGTGCTGCTGATCGACCTCGATCTGCAGTTCGGCAGCGTGGCGCATTATCTCGATGTGCTGCCTACCCACAGCCATGTGGATGTGCTGCAGCAGGTCCACGGACTGGACAGCGTGGCGCTGCGCGGCTTCTGTGCCCACTACAGCCCCAGCCTGCATGTGCTGGGAGGGCGAGCCAACGAGCTGTGCCTGCCCCAGGACGTGCAGGCCGAACAGCTGGAGGCGCTGTTCGCACTGGCCCGGCACAGCTTCGACTGGGTGGTGGTGGACCTGCCGCGGCATATCGATCACCTCACCGGCACCGCCCTGGAGCAGGCCGATCAGGTGCTGGTGGTGCTGCAGCAGAGCATCAGTCACCTCAAGGATGCCACCCGGCTGATGCGCATCCTGCGCGACGATATCGGTGTGCAGGGCAGTCATCTGCAAGTGCTGGTCAACCGCTACAACAAGGTCGCGCCGGTGAGCCTCAAGGACATCGAGGAGGCCTTGCGCTGCCCGGCAGCTTTGTTGCTGCCTAACGATTTCAATGTGGTCAGCGAGAGCCAGAACGCCGGCGTGCCGCTGGCCGTCCATGCGCCGCGCGCGCCCATCACCCAGGCACTGAAGCAGATCGCCGAAGACCTGCAGGGCAGTCAGGCGCCGGTACGTGAGGGGCTGCTCAAGCGTGCGGTCGGTCGTCTGTTCGGGGGGAGCAGTCATGCTTAA
- a CDS encoding CpaF family protein has protein sequence MLNELRNRLRQQPKGSAAPAVETEPLAAPREQLAWEAAAPLDAYSTRTQLNPLEVEWREKTYEQLLKVMDLALLDSLEPAEATRQIREICQRLLDDNSAPVSVASRQLIIKQITDEVLGLGPLEPLLADSSVSDILVNGARSVYVERFGKLQKTDVHFRDDAHLLNIIDRIVSTLGRRIDESSPLVDARLKDGSRVNAIIPPLAIDGPSLSIRRFAVDLLNTDSLIERGTLTPAIALVLKAVVRGRLNVLISGGTGTGKTTMLNVMSSFIPHNERIVTIEDSAELQLQQPHVVRLETRPPNIEGRGEVNQRELVRNSLRMRPDRIVIGEVRGPEALDMLAAMNTGHDGSLTTIHANTPRDALNRIENMVAMTGATFPIKALRQQIASAIDVVIQLERQEDGKRRLVSVQEINGMEGEIITMTEVFTFERHGIGEHGEVLGEYKPTGMVPAFRDVLAKRGIELPLTLFRPDWMEGRTP, from the coding sequence ATGCTTAACGAATTGCGCAATCGCCTGCGTCAGCAGCCCAAGGGAAGCGCGGCGCCTGCCGTCGAGACCGAGCCGCTGGCGGCGCCACGCGAGCAACTGGCCTGGGAGGCTGCCGCGCCGCTGGATGCCTACAGTACGCGCACTCAGCTCAACCCGCTGGAAGTGGAGTGGCGCGAGAAGACCTACGAGCAGCTGCTCAAGGTCATGGACTTGGCCCTGCTCGACAGCCTGGAGCCGGCCGAGGCGACTCGGCAGATCCGCGAGATCTGCCAGCGCCTTCTGGACGACAACTCGGCGCCGGTGAGCGTGGCCAGTCGCCAGTTGATCATCAAGCAGATCACCGACGAGGTGCTCGGCCTCGGTCCGCTGGAACCGCTGCTGGCAGACAGCTCGGTATCGGACATTCTGGTCAACGGCGCCCGCTCGGTGTACGTCGAGCGTTTCGGCAAGCTGCAGAAGACCGACGTGCATTTTCGCGACGATGCTCACCTGCTCAATATCATCGACCGTATCGTCTCCACCCTGGGGCGGCGCATCGACGAGTCCTCGCCGCTAGTGGATGCGCGCCTCAAGGACGGCTCGCGGGTCAACGCGATCATCCCGCCGCTGGCCATCGACGGGCCGAGCCTGTCGATCCGCCGCTTCGCAGTGGACCTGCTCAATACCGACAGCCTGATCGAGCGCGGCACCCTGACTCCAGCCATCGCCCTGGTGCTCAAGGCGGTGGTGCGCGGCCGGCTCAACGTGCTGATCTCCGGCGGTACCGGCACCGGCAAGACCACCATGCTCAACGTGATGTCCAGCTTCATCCCGCACAACGAGCGGATCGTCACCATCGAGGACTCGGCCGAGCTGCAACTGCAGCAGCCCCATGTGGTGCGCCTGGAAACCCGACCGCCAAACATCGAGGGACGCGGCGAGGTGAACCAGCGCGAGCTGGTGCGCAACAGCCTGCGGATGCGCCCCGACCGCATCGTCATCGGCGAGGTGCGCGGGCCCGAGGCGCTGGACATGCTGGCGGCGATGAATACCGGCCACGACGGTTCGCTGACCACCATCCACGCCAACACCCCGCGCGATGCCCTGAACCGCATCGAGAACATGGTGGCAATGACCGGCGCGACCTTCCCGATCAAGGCGCTGCGCCAACAGATCGCCTCGGCCATCGACGTGGTGATCCAGCTGGAGCGCCAGGAAGACGGCAAGCGCCGGCTGGTCAGCGTGCAGGAAATCAACGGCATGGAGGGCGAGATCATCACCATGACCGAGGTGTTCACCTTCGAGCGTCATGGCATCGGTGAACATGGCGAGGTGCTCGGCGAATACAAGCCGACCGGCATGGTGCCGGCGTTCCGCGACGTACTGGCCAAGCGTGGCATCGAGCTGCCGCTGACGCTGTTCCGTCCCGACTGGATGGAGGGCCGCACGCCATGA
- a CDS encoding type II secretion system F family protein — protein MSQIPMEFILIFLGMVFLSVFLLSQGMVVPVFGEAGKVRKRIRERLHLLERASDLPNMQMVLREKYLKRLSPLEAALEQLPGMERLGQMVEQSGHAFRAYRVVLLGLLLAVVGGLLVWTLSQLWWAGLIAAAMLFWVPILKVSNDRARRFAEFEEGLPDALDAMVRALKAGHPFNETLRLVADEHKGVVAHEFGLTFADINYGNDVRRAMLGLLERMPSMTVMMLVTSILLHRETGGNLTEILERLSSLIRGRFRFQRKVKTLSAEGRMSAWVLVSVPFVLAVGLMLTTPAYIPMLLNEPLGHKLIMAAFTSMIMGIFWIRKIIRIQV, from the coding sequence ATGAGCCAGATACCCATGGAGTTCATCCTGATCTTCCTCGGCATGGTGTTCCTCTCGGTGTTCCTGCTCAGCCAGGGCATGGTGGTGCCGGTGTTCGGCGAAGCGGGCAAGGTGCGCAAGCGCATCCGCGAACGCCTGCACCTGCTGGAGCGGGCCAGCGATCTGCCCAATATGCAGATGGTTCTGCGCGAGAAGTACCTCAAGCGCCTGTCGCCCCTTGAAGCGGCGCTGGAGCAGCTGCCGGGCATGGAGCGCCTGGGACAGATGGTCGAGCAGAGCGGGCATGCCTTCCGCGCCTACCGGGTGGTGCTGCTGGGCCTGTTACTGGCCGTCGTGGGCGGCCTGCTGGTCTGGACGCTGTCGCAGCTGTGGTGGGCGGGGCTGATCGCTGCTGCGATGCTGTTCTGGGTGCCGATCCTCAAGGTGTCGAATGATCGGGCGCGGCGCTTTGCCGAGTTCGAGGAGGGCCTGCCCGATGCCCTGGATGCCATGGTGCGGGCGCTCAAGGCTGGGCATCCGTTCAACGAGACCCTGCGTCTGGTAGCCGACGAGCACAAGGGCGTGGTGGCCCACGAGTTCGGCCTGACCTTCGCAGACATCAACTACGGCAACGATGTGCGGCGGGCCATGCTCGGCCTGCTCGAACGCATGCCGAGCATGACGGTGATGATGCTGGTCACCTCGATCCTGCTGCACCGCGAAACCGGCGGCAACCTGACGGAGATTCTCGAACGGCTCAGCTCGTTGATTCGCGGACGCTTTCGTTTTCAGCGCAAGGTCAAGACGCTGTCTGCCGAGGGGCGTATGTCGGCCTGGGTACTGGTGTCCGTGCCCTTTGTGCTGGCGGTGGGGCTGATGCTGACGACGCCTGCCTACATACCGATGCTGCTGAATGAGCCACTGGGCCACAAGCTGATCATGGCCGCCTTCACGAGCATGATCATGGGGATTTTCTGGATCAGAAAGATCATCCGCATCCAGGTCTGA
- a CDS encoding type II secretion system F family protein, translating into MDYLLSLLESVIGDPQLARLLFVAAIGLSAVLAVVTLGLLVTGLQNPVQRRLSVLKRSAHQGGHVAPSGLQLMLEQVGGRFGNPDEAAGSSTRTLLMHAGYRQPAAVQAYWAARLLLSLGMLGAVVVAFPFIKGISVVQAMLLVGVAVGFGWLAPAIYVDKRKQARMNSLRAAFPDALDLLVVCVESGLALPQSIDRVAEEMAVSHSELAEELALVNAEIRAGIPSTEALRHLADRTGLEDVNGLVSLLAQSIRFGTSIADTLRIYAEEFRDRRTQAAEEQAAKLGTKLIFPLIFCLWPSFFLIAIGPAIIGVLKAFGGL; encoded by the coding sequence ATGGATTATCTGCTGAGTCTACTGGAAAGCGTGATCGGTGATCCGCAACTGGCCCGTCTGTTGTTCGTTGCTGCGATAGGGCTGAGTGCGGTGTTGGCCGTGGTGACCCTGGGGCTGCTGGTGACGGGGTTGCAGAACCCGGTGCAGCGCCGCCTGAGCGTGCTCAAACGCAGCGCTCACCAGGGGGGGCATGTGGCGCCGAGTGGCTTGCAACTGATGCTGGAGCAGGTGGGTGGACGTTTCGGCAATCCCGACGAGGCTGCCGGCTCGTCGACTCGTACGCTGCTGATGCATGCCGGTTATCGCCAACCCGCGGCGGTGCAGGCCTATTGGGCGGCGCGGTTGCTGCTGAGTCTGGGTATGCTGGGCGCCGTGGTGGTGGCGTTTCCCTTTATCAAGGGAATTTCCGTTGTGCAGGCCATGCTGCTGGTGGGGGTGGCCGTCGGCTTTGGCTGGCTGGCGCCGGCAATCTATGTGGACAAGCGCAAGCAGGCACGCATGAACAGCCTGCGGGCGGCCTTTCCCGACGCACTGGACTTGCTGGTGGTCTGCGTCGAGTCGGGACTGGCGCTGCCGCAGTCCATCGACCGGGTGGCGGAAGAAATGGCGGTCAGTCACTCCGAACTGGCCGAGGAGCTGGCACTGGTCAATGCCGAGATCCGCGCCGGGATTCCCAGCACCGAGGCTCTGCGCCATCTGGCCGACAGGACTGGCCTCGAAGACGTCAATGGCCTGGTGAGCCTGCTGGCGCAGAGCATCCGCTTCGGCACCAGCATCGCCGACACGCTGCGTATCTATGCCGAGGAGTTTCGCGACCGACGCACCCAGGCCGCTGAGGAGCAGGCGGCGAAACTCGGTACCAAGTTGATCTTTCCACTAATCTTTTGCCTGTGGCCGAGTTTCTTTCTGATCGCCATCGGGCCGGCGATCATCGGCGTTCTCAAAGCCTTTGGGGGGCTATGA
- a CDS encoding tetratricopeptide repeat protein: protein MTKSRPGLYDGGRSVLYQVQKSGGSPEQAMSVAAAAYAAGDTDQALYLYLKAVELDPKHHDALVWVGRIHRERGNFDLAELALHEVLKEAPDNLDALSELGSLQIAQRHYAEAAETLGKALRADQQRQGRPLPEGELASLDSLQVDNASPLRIYNGLGVLADLRNDFERAGVYYRQALKIDPRSAMVANSLGYSNYLAGNWTEARRAYQQALGFDGSYKPAWRNYGLLLARMGHYEDALSAFEQVEARAQASNDVGYICLIEGKLEEAEQFFRTAIDQSPAHYEVAWQNLKRVQQIRRLRERGGDVGEQGVSAELLPAVAATGPMPQVSTVHLPSPLRVSTP, encoded by the coding sequence ATGACCAAGAGTCGCCCAGGGTTGTATGACGGCGGCCGTTCTGTGCTCTATCAGGTGCAGAAGAGCGGTGGTTCTCCGGAGCAGGCGATGAGCGTGGCCGCTGCGGCCTATGCCGCCGGCGATACCGACCAAGCGCTGTATCTGTACCTGAAGGCCGTAGAACTGGACCCCAAGCACCATGATGCGCTGGTCTGGGTCGGGCGTATCCATCGCGAGCGCGGCAACTTCGACCTGGCCGAGCTGGCCTTGCACGAGGTGCTGAAGGAGGCGCCCGACAATCTCGATGCGCTGAGCGAACTGGGCAGTCTGCAGATCGCCCAGCGTCACTATGCCGAGGCTGCCGAGACCCTGGGCAAGGCCCTGCGTGCCGACCAGCAGCGCCAGGGGCGGCCGCTGCCGGAGGGCGAGCTGGCCAGTCTGGACAGCCTGCAGGTGGACAACGCTTCACCGCTGCGTATCTACAACGGTCTGGGTGTGCTGGCCGACCTGCGCAACGACTTCGAGCGGGCGGGCGTTTACTACCGACAGGCCCTGAAGATCGATCCGCGCTCGGCGATGGTAGCCAACAGCTTGGGCTATTCAAACTACCTGGCCGGCAATTGGACCGAGGCGCGCCGTGCCTATCAGCAGGCGTTGGGGTTCGATGGCAGTTACAAGCCGGCGTGGCGCAACTATGGCTTGCTGCTGGCGCGCATGGGGCACTACGAGGATGCGCTGTCGGCCTTCGAGCAGGTCGAGGCGCGCGCCCAGGCGAGTAACGATGTCGGCTACATCTGCCTGATCGAGGGCAAGCTCGAAGAGGCCGAGCAGTTCTTCCGCACGGCCATCGACCAGTCGCCGGCCCACTACGAGGTCGCCTGGCAGAACCTCAAGCGGGTGCAGCAGATTCGCCGCCTGCGCGAGCGTGGCGGCGATGTGGGTGAGCAGGGCGTCTCCGCCGAGCTGCTGCCAGCCGTGGCCGCGACGGGGCCGATGCCTCAGGTTTCGACCGTGCATCTGCCGTCGCCGCTGCGGGTTTCTACGCCCTGA
- a CDS encoding helix-turn-helix transcriptional regulator, with protein sequence MHAKAKPARKPLLLWFDLSGNGAAAHCIPAFEAHCRIRLADSANGLDELALTPRPDMLCLQFDRPDSIGLNLLLEIKRRAPELPITMLTVQHSEELAVWAFRAGVWEFLTLPLPGAERQRYLQSLHELCLLRDAPPGVQRQRPQRTPQLPECVRLNREKHAQQPLYAAISHIDSHFRERIDEKGMAELCGMSTARFSRLFKQTCGIGFQDYVMRKRMQAAEELLLNSDIPVSSVGYMMGFKDPSYFARAFRQFFGYSPSVCRSLGRPLAAPATEKQPATASSALPHEEEGAGTAFRA encoded by the coding sequence ATGCACGCCAAAGCCAAACCCGCACGCAAGCCCCTTTTGCTCTGGTTCGACCTGAGCGGCAACGGCGCAGCGGCACACTGCATCCCGGCCTTCGAGGCGCACTGCCGGATCCGCCTGGCCGACAGCGCCAACGGGCTGGACGAACTGGCCCTGACGCCCCGCCCCGACATGCTCTGCCTGCAGTTCGACCGTCCGGACAGCATCGGTCTCAACCTGCTGCTGGAGATCAAACGCCGCGCACCGGAGCTGCCGATCACCATGCTCACCGTGCAGCACTCCGAGGAGCTGGCCGTCTGGGCCTTTCGCGCCGGCGTCTGGGAGTTCCTGACCCTGCCGCTGCCCGGCGCCGAGCGCCAGCGCTACCTGCAGTCGCTGCACGAACTCTGCCTGCTGCGCGACGCGCCGCCGGGCGTGCAGCGTCAGCGCCCGCAACGCACTCCACAACTGCCCGAATGCGTGCGCCTCAACCGCGAGAAGCACGCGCAGCAACCCCTGTACGCGGCGATCAGCCATATCGACAGCCACTTTCGCGAGCGCATCGACGAGAAGGGCATGGCCGAACTGTGCGGCATGTCGACAGCACGCTTCAGCCGACTGTTCAAGCAGACCTGCGGCATCGGCTTCCAGGACTACGTGATGCGCAAGCGCATGCAGGCCGCCGAAGAGCTGCTGCTCAACAGCGACATTCCGGTATCCAGTGTGGGTTACATGATGGGATTCAAGGACCCATCCTACTTCGCACGGGCCTTCCGACAATTCTTCGGCTACAGCCCCTCGGTCTGCCGCAGCCTCGGCCGCCCTCTGGCGGCTCCGGCGACAGAGAAACAGCCGGCGACAGCGAGCAGCGCCCTCCCCCACGAGGAAGAAGGCGCCGGAACGGCATTCAGGGCGTAG
- the gdhA gene encoding NADP-specific glutamate dehydrogenase yields the protein MSQSLDAFLTQLKRRDPDQPEFHQAVEEVVRSLWPFLQSEPRYLKANILERIVEPERAILFRVPWIDDQGNVRVNRGFRVQMSSAIGPYKGGLRFHPSVNLGVLKFLAFEQVFKNSLTSLPMGGGKGGSDFDPKGKSDNEVMRFCQSFMSELYRHIGADLDVPAGDIGVGAREIGFMYGQYKRLANEFTSVLTGKGMSYGGSLIRPEATGYGCVYFAEEMLKSNRKGIEGMRVAVSGSGNVAQYAALKVMELGGKVISLSDSGGTAYFEEGLTNEQWQYLMDLKNVRRGRIEEMAAHFGVQYLEGQRPWNLACDIALPCATQNELDAEDARTLLKNGCICVAEGANMPSTLEAVDLFIEAGILYAPGKASNAGGVAVSGLEMSQNAMRLLWTDGEVDAKLHSIMQNIHHACVNYGEENGRINYVKGANIAGFVKVADAMLAQGVV from the coding sequence ATGTCCCAGTCCCTTGACGCCTTCCTGACGCAGCTCAAGCGCCGCGACCCCGACCAGCCGGAATTCCACCAGGCCGTCGAAGAAGTGGTTCGCAGCCTGTGGCCGTTCCTGCAGAGCGAACCGCGCTACCTGAAGGCCAACATCCTTGAGCGCATCGTCGAGCCCGAGCGTGCCATCCTGTTCCGGGTACCGTGGATCGACGATCAGGGTAACGTGCGCGTCAACCGCGGCTTCCGCGTGCAGATGAGCAGCGCCATCGGCCCGTACAAGGGCGGCCTGCGCTTCCACCCGTCGGTGAACCTGGGCGTGCTGAAGTTCCTGGCCTTCGAGCAGGTGTTCAAGAACTCGCTGACCTCCCTGCCCATGGGCGGCGGCAAGGGCGGCTCCGACTTCGATCCGAAGGGCAAGAGCGACAACGAAGTGATGCGCTTCTGCCAGTCGTTCATGAGCGAGCTGTACCGCCACATCGGCGCCGACCTCGACGTGCCGGCCGGCGACATCGGCGTGGGCGCCCGCGAGATCGGCTTCATGTACGGCCAGTACAAGCGCCTGGCCAACGAGTTCACCTCGGTGCTGACCGGCAAGGGCATGAGCTACGGCGGCAGCCTGATCCGCCCGGAAGCCACCGGCTACGGCTGCGTGTACTTCGCCGAGGAAATGCTCAAGAGCAACCGCAAGGGCATCGAAGGCATGCGCGTGGCGGTCTCCGGCTCGGGCAACGTCGCCCAGTACGCAGCGCTCAAGGTCATGGAGCTGGGCGGCAAGGTCATCTCCCTGTCCGACTCCGGCGGCACCGCCTACTTCGAGGAAGGCCTGACCAACGAGCAGTGGCAGTACCTGATGGACCTGAAGAACGTCCGTCGCGGCCGCATCGAGGAAATGGCCGCCCACTTCGGCGTGCAGTACCTGGAAGGCCAGCGCCCGTGGAATCTGGCGTGCGACATCGCCCTGCCCTGCGCGACCCAGAACGAACTGGACGCCGAGGACGCGCGCACCCTGCTGAAGAACGGCTGCATCTGCGTCGCCGAAGGCGCCAACATGCCGTCGACCCTGGAAGCGGTGGATCTGTTCATCGAGGCCGGCATCCTCTACGCCCCGGGCAAGGCTTCCAACGCCGGCGGCGTGGCCGTGTCGGGCCTGGAAATGAGCCAGAACGCCATGCGCCTGCTGTGGACCGACGGCGAAGTGGACGCCAAGCTGCACAGCATCATGCAGAACATCCACCACGCCTGCGTCAACTACGGCGAGGAGAACGGCCGCATCAACTACGTCAAGGGCGCCAACATCGCCGGCTTCGTCAAGGTCGCCGACGCCATGCTGGCCCAGGGCGTGGTCTGA
- a CDS encoding sigma-54-dependent transcriptional regulator, with protein sequence MLQRALIVDDEPDIRELLEITLARMQLETRSARNLAEACEWLARERFDLCLTDMRLPDGSGLDLVQRIQQQYPHLPVAMITAYGSLDLAINALKAGAFDFLTKPVDLARLRELVGSALRLHASPSSAPQMPRLLGEAPPMQALRGQIAKLARSQAPVYISGESGTGKELVARLIHAQGPRAAAAFVPVNCGAIPSELMESEFFGHRKGSFTGALEDKPGLFRAADGGTLFLDEVADLPLPMQVKLLRAIQEKAVRSIGGQQEVAVDVRLLCATHKDLAGEVAAGRFRQDLYYRLNVIELRVPPLRERREDIALLAEHCLQRLAAASTSAPARLTPEALARLQGYRFPGNVRELENMLERAHTLCEGARIEAADLRLEEPGVACAGAPLATPDNLEEYLERIERQAILQSLEETRWNRTAAAQRLGLSFRSMRYRLKKLGID encoded by the coding sequence ATGTTGCAACGAGCCCTGATCGTCGACGACGAACCCGACATCCGCGAACTACTGGAGATCACCCTCGCCCGCATGCAGCTGGAAACCCGCAGCGCCCGCAACCTCGCCGAGGCCTGCGAGTGGCTGGCCCGCGAGCGCTTCGACCTGTGCCTGACCGACATGCGCCTGCCCGACGGCAGCGGCCTGGACCTGGTACAGCGCATCCAGCAGCAGTATCCGCACCTGCCGGTGGCGATGATCACCGCCTACGGCAGCCTGGATCTGGCGATCAACGCCCTCAAGGCCGGCGCCTTCGACTTCCTCACCAAGCCGGTGGACCTGGCCCGCCTGCGCGAGCTGGTGGGCAGCGCCCTGCGCCTGCACGCATCGCCGAGCAGCGCGCCGCAGATGCCGCGCCTGCTCGGCGAGGCGCCGCCGATGCAGGCCCTGCGCGGGCAGATCGCCAAGCTGGCGCGCAGCCAGGCGCCGGTCTACATCAGCGGCGAGTCGGGCACCGGCAAGGAGCTGGTGGCGCGCCTAATCCACGCCCAGGGCCCGCGCGCCGCCGCGGCCTTCGTGCCGGTCAACTGCGGAGCGATTCCCTCCGAGCTGATGGAGAGCGAATTCTTCGGCCACCGCAAGGGCAGCTTCACCGGCGCCCTGGAGGACAAGCCCGGACTGTTCCGCGCCGCCGACGGCGGCACCCTGTTCCTCGACGAGGTCGCCGACCTGCCGCTGCCGATGCAGGTCAAGCTGCTGCGCGCGATCCAGGAAAAGGCCGTGCGCAGCATCGGCGGCCAGCAGGAAGTGGCCGTCGACGTGCGCCTGCTCTGCGCCACCCACAAGGATCTGGCCGGCGAGGTGGCCGCCGGGCGCTTCCGCCAGGACCTCTATTACCGCCTCAACGTTATCGAACTGCGCGTGCCGCCGCTGCGCGAGCGCCGCGAGGACATCGCCCTGCTCGCTGAGCACTGCCTGCAGCGCCTGGCCGCGGCCAGCACCAGCGCGCCGGCGCGCCTGACCCCCGAGGCGCTCGCCCGACTGCAGGGCTATCGCTTCCCCGGCAACGTGCGCGAACTGGAGAACATGCTCGAACGCGCGCACACCCTGTGCGAGGGCGCGCGGATCGAGGCCGCCGACCTGCGTCTGGAGGAGCCGGGCGTCGCCTGCGCAGGCGCCCCGCTCGCCACGCCGGACAACCTTGAGGAATACCTGGAACGCATCGAGCGCCAGGCGATCCTGCAGAGCCTGGAGGAAACCCGCTGGAACCGCACCGCCGCCGCCCAGCGTCTCGGCCTGTCGTTCCGCTCGATGCGCTACCGGCTGAAGAAACTGGGCATCGACTGA
- a CDS encoding two-component system sensor histidine kinase NtrB: MNRATDTPLADDPQGRRVLRLYHLYRLSIGLALSVLLAGDLHDALLPQLQPALLQGGAWAYLAGNLVIALLVQRPDRPWPLFALALADLACLSLLLYAAGGVASGLGGLLAISVAIANVLLPERLGLLLAALASLALLYLTFHLSLGQPASSAHYLQAGVLGALCFAAALLIRLLVRRQQSSERLAHRHAATAADLQALNALILEHMHSGILVVGAQQQVLLANPASLALLGQTELLGRRLGDCCPALLERLQQWSRNPTLQPPPLQAHAAGPLLQPGFVALRQQGEGSLLVLLDDVSQLAQQAQQLKLAALGRLAAGIAHEIRNPLGAISHAAQLLQEAEQLAPADRRLTQIVLDHARRMNLIVENVLQLSRRRPAEPQLLDLRYWLHRFVAETQETLSPDARLHLATPATSLQTRCDPQQLLQVLNNLVQNGLRHSTQRHGRGQLWLELRRDARSGLPALEIRDDGDGIPEELQEQLFEPFFTTGTQGTGLGLYLARELCESNRARLDHLPREDGACFRITFAHPDSTS, from the coding sequence CTGAACCGCGCGACTGACACCCCGCTGGCCGACGACCCGCAGGGCCGGCGAGTCCTGCGCCTCTATCACCTCTACCGGCTGAGCATCGGCCTGGCGCTGAGCGTGCTGCTGGCCGGCGACCTGCACGACGCGCTGCTGCCGCAACTGCAGCCGGCCTTGCTGCAGGGCGGCGCCTGGGCCTACCTGGCCGGCAACCTGGTCATCGCCCTGCTGGTGCAGCGCCCCGACCGTCCCTGGCCGCTGTTCGCCCTGGCGCTGGCCGATCTCGCCTGCCTGAGCCTGCTGCTCTACGCCGCCGGCGGCGTGGCCAGCGGCCTCGGCGGCCTGCTGGCGATTTCGGTGGCGATCGCCAACGTGCTGCTCCCCGAGCGCCTCGGCCTGCTGCTCGCCGCCCTGGCCAGCCTCGCCCTGCTCTACCTGACCTTCCACCTCAGCCTCGGGCAGCCGGCGTCCAGCGCCCATTACCTGCAGGCCGGCGTGCTCGGCGCCCTGTGCTTCGCCGCCGCCCTGCTGATCCGCCTGCTGGTGCGCCGCCAGCAGAGCAGCGAACGCCTGGCGCACCGCCACGCCGCCACCGCGGCCGACCTGCAGGCGCTCAACGCACTGATCCTCGAACACATGCACAGCGGCATCCTGGTGGTCGGCGCGCAGCAGCAGGTGCTGCTGGCAAACCCGGCGAGCCTGGCGCTGCTCGGCCAGACCGAGCTGCTCGGCCGACGCCTCGGCGACTGCTGCCCGGCGCTGCTCGAACGCCTGCAGCAATGGAGCCGCAACCCGACCCTGCAACCCCCACCGCTGCAGGCGCACGCCGCCGGGCCACTGCTGCAGCCCGGCTTCGTCGCGCTGCGCCAGCAGGGCGAAGGCAGCCTGCTGGTGTTGCTCGACGACGTCTCGCAGCTCGCCCAGCAGGCCCAGCAGCTCAAGCTCGCCGCCCTCGGCCGCCTGGCCGCCGGCATCGCCCACGAGATCCGCAATCCGCTGGGGGCGATCAGCCACGCCGCGCAGCTGCTGCAGGAAGCCGAGCAGCTCGCCCCCGCCGACCGGCGCCTGACGCAGATCGTCCTCGACCATGCGCGGCGCATGAACCTGATCGTCGAGAACGTCCTGCAGCTGTCGCGGCGCCGCCCCGCCGAACCGCAGCTGCTCGACCTGCGCTACTGGCTGCACCGCTTCGTCGCCGAGACCCAGGAAACCCTCAGCCCCGACGCCCGCCTGCACCTCGCCACTCCGGCCACCTCGCTGCAGACCCGCTGCGACCCGCAACAGCTGCTGCAGGTACTCAACAACCTGGTACAGAACGGCCTGCGCCACAGCACACAGCGCCACGGGCGCGGCCAGCTCTGGCTGGAGCTGCGGCGCGACGCGCGCAGCGGGCTGCCGGCCCTGGAGATCCGCGACGACGGCGACGGCATCCCCGAGGAGTTGCAGGAACAGCTGTTCGAGCCGTTCTTCACCACCGGGACCCAGGGCACGGGCCTGGGCCTGTACCTCGCCCGCGAGCTGTGCGAAAGCAACCGCGCGCGCCTCGACCATCTGCCCCGCGAGGACGGTGCCTGCTTTCGCATCACCTTCGCCCACCCCGACAGTACGAGCTGA